From a single Alloactinosynnema sp. L-07 genomic region:
- a CDS encoding homoserine dehydrogenase has translation MSDPAKPIRVALLGCGTVGTEIVRLLTEQADELASRVGARVELAGVAVRRLGKSRPGVPTELLTTDAAELVTRPGVDVVVEVIGGIEPTRTWLLEALKAGKSVVSANKTLLADHAGELFAAADESGVDLYFEAAVAGAIPLLRPLRESLAGDRITRVMGIVNGTTNFILSAMDETGAGYAETLDEAARLGYAEADPTADVDGYDAASKAAILASLAFHTRVTASDVYREGISAVTPADVSAARALGRTIKLLAICERVDGPDGESVAVRVHPAMIPRSHPLAGVNGAFNAVFVEAEAAGQLMFYGRGAGGAPTASAVLGDLVAVARNLVVGGRGPRESAYADLPVRPIAQASTRYHISLDVADRAGVLAAVAANFAEHEVSIAVVRQEGRADDASLVIVTHSAADSALRSTVDKIAGLPFVHEVVSVMRVEGEEQ, from the coding sequence GTGAGCGATCCCGCCAAGCCCATCCGTGTCGCGTTGCTCGGCTGCGGCACGGTCGGGACCGAGATCGTCCGGCTGCTGACCGAGCAGGCCGACGAGCTCGCGTCGCGGGTCGGCGCCCGGGTCGAATTGGCGGGGGTGGCCGTGCGCAGGCTCGGCAAGTCCCGGCCGGGGGTGCCCACCGAGCTGCTCACCACCGACGCCGCCGAGCTGGTCACCCGGCCCGGCGTCGACGTCGTGGTCGAGGTGATCGGCGGCATCGAGCCGACCCGGACCTGGTTGCTCGAAGCGCTCAAGGCGGGCAAGTCCGTGGTCAGCGCCAACAAGACGCTGCTGGCCGACCACGCGGGCGAGCTGTTCGCCGCCGCGGACGAGTCCGGTGTCGACCTCTACTTCGAGGCCGCCGTCGCCGGGGCGATCCCGCTGCTGCGGCCACTGCGCGAGTCGCTGGCCGGGGACCGGATCACCCGGGTCATGGGCATCGTCAACGGCACCACCAACTTCATCCTCTCGGCCATGGACGAGACCGGCGCGGGCTACGCCGAGACCCTCGACGAGGCCGCGCGCCTTGGCTACGCCGAGGCCGACCCGACCGCCGACGTCGACGGCTACGACGCGGCGTCGAAGGCGGCCATCCTGGCCTCGCTGGCCTTCCACACCCGCGTCACCGCGAGCGACGTCTACCGCGAGGGCATCTCCGCGGTGACACCGGCTGACGTGTCGGCCGCGCGGGCCCTGGGCCGCACGATCAAGCTGCTGGCCATCTGCGAGCGGGTCGACGGCCCAGACGGCGAGTCCGTCGCGGTGCGCGTGCACCCGGCGATGATCCCGCGCTCGCACCCGCTGGCCGGGGTCAACGGTGCGTTCAACGCGGTGTTCGTCGAGGCGGAAGCCGCAGGCCAACTCATGTTCTACGGGCGCGGAGCGGGCGGTGCACCCACCGCCAGCGCCGTGCTTGGCGATCTGGTCGCGGTTGCCCGCAACCTGGTCGTCGGCGGGCGCGGACCGCGCGAGTCGGCCTACGCCGACCTGCCGGTGCGCCCGATCGCGCAGGCGTCGACCAGGTACCACATCAGCCTGGACGTCGCCGACCGCGCGGGCGTGCTCGCGGCCGTCGCGGCCAATTTCGCCGAGCACGAGGTGAGCATCGCGGTGGTGCGCCAGGAAGGCCGCGCCGACGACGCGAGCCTGGTGATCGTCACCCACTCGGCGGCCGACTCCGCGCTGCGCTCCACTGTGGACAAGATCGCTGGACTGCCCTTCGTGCACGAAGTGGTCAGTGTCATGCGGGTCGAAGGTGAGGAACAATGA
- the lysA gene encoding diaminopimelate decarboxylase, protein MRAHPAGPRHAEVLPPSNTASERPTSAAALDELVPAVWPRHISRGDDGAVRLAGVDVRDLAETYGTPLFIVDEADFRARCQEHALAFGDPTLVHYASKAFLSVEIARWVAQEGLSLDVASGGELAVALRADFPPERITLHGNNKSVEELSTALDVGVGAIVVDSFHEIARLDKLARDRDMVAPVLIRVTVGVEAHTHEFIATAHEDQKFGFSLAGGAAAEAARRVIKSGGLSLIGLHSHIGSQIFDADGFEVAAHRVIGLLAALHKEHGDEALESLTVVDLGGGLGIAYTAEDDPPPPMWLAEQLRTIVTKECEQAGLAVPRIAVEPGRAIAGPGTVTLYEVGTTKDVTLGHGTQRRYVSVDGGMSDNIRTALYDAVYDTRLVSRSSGEGERGTEAVLSRVVGKHCESGDVVVRDCWLPENLAPGDLLAVAATGAYCYSMASNYNRLPRPAVVAVLDGAARPLLRRETVDDLLRLEIS, encoded by the coding sequence ATGAGGGCACACCCGGCAGGCCCGCGGCACGCGGAGGTCCTGCCGCCGAGCAACACCGCCAGCGAGCGGCCCACCAGCGCCGCCGCGCTCGACGAACTCGTCCCCGCGGTCTGGCCGCGCCACATCTCCCGAGGCGACGACGGCGCCGTGCGCCTGGCCGGGGTAGACGTGCGCGACCTCGCCGAGACCTACGGCACCCCACTGTTCATTGTGGACGAAGCCGATTTCCGCGCCCGCTGCCAGGAGCACGCGCTCGCCTTCGGCGACCCGACCCTGGTGCACTACGCGTCCAAGGCGTTCCTGTCCGTCGAGATCGCCCGCTGGGTCGCCCAGGAAGGGTTGAGTCTGGACGTGGCCAGCGGTGGCGAACTCGCCGTGGCGCTGCGCGCGGACTTCCCGCCGGAGCGGATCACGTTGCACGGCAACAACAAGTCCGTCGAGGAACTGTCCACCGCGCTCGATGTGGGCGTCGGCGCGATCGTGGTCGACTCGTTCCACGAGATCGCCCGGCTCGACAAGCTCGCGCGCGACCGCGACATGGTCGCCCCGGTGCTGATCCGGGTGACCGTCGGCGTCGAGGCGCATACCCACGAGTTCATCGCCACCGCGCACGAGGACCAGAAGTTCGGCTTCTCCCTGGCCGGTGGCGCCGCCGCCGAGGCCGCGCGCCGGGTGATCAAGTCCGGTGGGCTGTCGCTGATCGGCCTGCACAGCCACATCGGCTCGCAGATCTTCGACGCCGACGGCTTCGAGGTCGCCGCGCACCGGGTGATCGGCCTGCTCGCCGCCTTGCACAAGGAGCACGGCGACGAGGCGCTGGAATCGCTCACGGTCGTCGACCTCGGCGGCGGGCTGGGCATCGCCTACACCGCCGAGGACGACCCGCCGCCGCCGATGTGGCTGGCCGAGCAGCTGCGCACGATCGTCACCAAGGAGTGCGAGCAGGCCGGGCTGGCCGTGCCGCGCATCGCCGTCGAGCCGGGCCGGGCCATCGCCGGGCCGGGCACCGTGACGCTCTACGAGGTCGGCACCACCAAGGACGTCACGCTGGGCCACGGCACTCAGCGGCGCTATGTCAGCGTCGACGGCGGGATGAGCGACAACATCCGCACGGCGCTCTACGACGCGGTGTACGACACGCGGCTGGTTTCGCGCTCCAGCGGCGAGGGCGAGCGCGGCACCGAGGCCGTGCTGTCTCGCGTAGTGGGCAAACACTGTGAGTCCGGTGACGTTGTGGTGCGAGACTGCTGGCTACCGGAGAACCTTGCTCCCGGCGACCTGCTGGCGGTCGCCGCGACCGGCGCCTACTGCTACTCCATGGCGAGCAACTACAACCGGCTGCCGCGCCCCGCCGTGGTGGCCGTGCTCGACGGCGCCGCGCGGCCGCTGCTGCGCCGGGAAACCGTGGACGACCTGCTAAGACTGGAGATCTCGTGA
- the argS gene encoding arginine--tRNA ligase, translating into MTPDALADLVRTAAMTILDARGLDTAVVPAAVTIERPRNPEHGDYATNLALQVAKRVGLAPRELADALAAALGESDGIASAEVAGPGFINLRLAADAQGEIVRGVLRAGADYGTGEQLAGKKINLEFVSANPTGPIHLGGTRWAAVGDALGRILGAQGGQITREYYFNDAGAQIDRFVRSLIAAAQGEPAPEDGYAGAYINDIAADVLKQAPDALGLPEAERAETVRKIGVGLMFAQIKQSLHEFGVDFDVYFHEDSLHKSGAVEKAVEELKSSGGLYQEDGAWWLRSTEYGDDKDRVVIKSDGQPAYIAGDIAYFEDKRARGFDLCIYMLGADHHGYIGRLKAAAAATGDDPNTVEVLIGQMVNLVSDGKPVRMSKRAGTVITMEDLVDAVGVDAARYAMIRSSADSTLDIDLDLWSKKSSDNPVYYVQYAHARLCSLLRNAADLGLTPPGPDDADLGLLVHPREGDLIRTIGEFPRILATAAELREPHRVARYLEELAGTYHRFNESCRVLPRGDEEAGPLTTARLALCAAARQVFANGLGVLGIEAPERM; encoded by the coding sequence GTGACTCCCGACGCACTCGCTGACCTGGTCCGCACCGCCGCCATGACGATCTTGGACGCGCGCGGCCTCGACACCGCCGTCGTCCCCGCCGCGGTGACCATCGAGCGACCGCGCAACCCGGAGCACGGCGACTACGCCACCAACCTCGCCCTGCAGGTCGCCAAGCGGGTCGGGCTCGCCCCGCGTGAGCTGGCCGACGCGCTCGCCGCGGCACTCGGCGAGTCCGATGGCATCGCCTCTGCCGAGGTCGCGGGCCCGGGGTTCATCAACCTGCGGCTGGCCGCCGACGCCCAGGGCGAGATCGTGCGCGGCGTGCTCCGCGCGGGCGCCGACTACGGCACCGGCGAGCAGCTCGCGGGCAAGAAGATCAACCTGGAGTTCGTCTCGGCCAACCCGACCGGCCCGATCCACCTCGGCGGCACCCGCTGGGCCGCGGTCGGCGACGCGCTGGGCCGGATCCTCGGCGCCCAAGGTGGCCAGATCACCCGGGAGTACTACTTCAACGACGCGGGCGCGCAGATCGACCGGTTCGTCCGGTCGCTCATCGCCGCCGCCCAGGGCGAACCCGCCCCCGAGGACGGCTACGCGGGTGCCTACATCAACGACATCGCCGCCGACGTGCTCAAGCAGGCGCCCGACGCGCTGGGCCTGCCAGAGGCCGAGCGGGCCGAGACGGTCCGCAAGATCGGGGTCGGGCTGATGTTCGCGCAGATCAAGCAGAGCCTGCACGAGTTCGGCGTCGACTTCGACGTTTACTTCCACGAGGACTCGCTGCACAAGTCCGGCGCGGTGGAGAAGGCCGTCGAGGAGCTCAAGTCCTCCGGCGGGCTGTACCAGGAGGACGGCGCGTGGTGGCTGCGCTCGACCGAGTACGGCGACGACAAGGACCGGGTGGTCATCAAGAGCGACGGGCAGCCCGCCTACATCGCCGGTGACATCGCCTACTTCGAGGACAAGCGGGCCCGCGGCTTCGACCTGTGCATCTACATGCTCGGCGCCGACCACCACGGCTACATCGGCCGCCTCAAGGCCGCCGCCGCCGCGACCGGGGATGACCCGAACACCGTCGAGGTCCTCATCGGACAGATGGTGAACCTCGTCAGCGACGGCAAGCCGGTGCGGATGAGCAAGCGCGCGGGCACCGTGATCACCATGGAGGACCTGGTGGACGCGGTCGGTGTGGACGCCGCCCGCTACGCCATGATCCGCTCGTCCGCGGACTCCACTTTGGACATCGATCTGGACCTGTGGAGCAAGAAGTCCAGTGACAACCCGGTGTACTACGTCCAGTACGCCCACGCGCGGCTGTGCTCGCTGCTGCGCAACGCCGCCGACCTCGGGCTCACCCCGCCCGGCCCGGACGACGCCGACCTCGGTCTGCTCGTCCACCCGCGCGAAGGCGACCTCATCCGCACCATCGGTGAGTTCCCGCGCATCCTGGCCACCGCCGCGGAGCTGCGCGAACCCCACCGGGTCGCCCGCTACCTGGAGGAGCTGGCCGGGACGTACCACCGATTCAACGAGAGCTGCCGGGTCCTGCCCAGGGGCGACGAGGAGGCCGGGCCTCTGACCACCGCGCGCCTGGCGCTGTGCGCGGCCGCGCGCCAGGTCTTCGCCAACGGGCTCGGCGTCCTCGGCATCGAAGCACCGGAACGGATGTAA
- a CDS encoding DUF3105 domain-containing protein — MIAPARRLALAAACLLLTACGTTETGKPVAAPDAAAKPTKAAPTSKPGRGFAPSEADRDPTKKIDGVVAKEYAAGQHVAAPKRVAYDHLPPLGGAHDQIWAPCNGEVYDSAVRTEHLVHSLEHGAVWVTYDPATVRGDDVEALAERVDGKPYLVMSPFPGQKKPVSVQSWGRQLQVDAVDDERIDQFIAATRANKYLAPEPGASCDPVDVQLFDPAAPPPFDPTPAGPDAAPVTGAPTTTAGG, encoded by the coding sequence ATGATCGCGCCAGCGCGCCGCTTGGCGCTCGCCGCCGCCTGTCTGTTACTCACCGCGTGCGGCACCACCGAGACAGGCAAGCCGGTCGCCGCACCCGACGCCGCCGCGAAGCCCACCAAGGCGGCCCCGACGTCGAAGCCCGGGCGCGGATTCGCCCCCAGCGAGGCCGACCGCGACCCGACGAAGAAGATCGACGGCGTGGTCGCCAAGGAGTACGCCGCGGGCCAGCACGTGGCGGCCCCGAAGCGGGTCGCCTACGACCACCTGCCCCCGCTCGGCGGCGCGCACGACCAGATCTGGGCGCCGTGCAACGGCGAGGTCTACGACTCGGCGGTGCGCACCGAGCACCTCGTTCACTCCCTGGAGCACGGCGCGGTCTGGGTGACCTACGACCCGGCCACGGTGCGTGGCGATGACGTCGAGGCGCTGGCCGAACGGGTGGACGGAAAGCCCTATCTGGTGATGTCGCCGTTCCCCGGCCAGAAGAAGCCGGTCTCGGTGCAGTCGTGGGGCCGCCAGCTGCAGGTAGACGCGGTCGACGACGAGCGCATCGACCAGTTCATCGCCGCGACCAGGGCGAACAAGTATCTGGCCCCCGAACCCGGCGCGAGCTGCGATCCGGTCGACGTCCAGCTGTTCGATCCGGCCGCGCCGCCGCCGTTCGACCCGACCCCGGCCGGACCCGACGCCGCGCCCGTCACCGGGGCGCCGACCACGACAGCCGGGGGCTGA